A DNA window from Paraburkholderia sp. IMGN_8 contains the following coding sequences:
- a CDS encoding sodium:solute symporter yields MSDLNPVNPVAMTVFIAFFVLVTVIGFFAARWKRGDLTQLHEWGLGGRQFGTVISWFLVGGDFYTAYTVIAVPALVYSVGAYGFFALPYTIIVYPFVFAVMPRLWKVAKEKDHITAADYVQGEYGGKWFPAAVALTGIVATMPYIALQLVGMQVVIKGLGVSGEMPLIVAFVILALYTYASGLRAPAMIAFVKDIMIYIVVIAAVWLIPSKLGGYAHVFDAADTYFKAKGGATGIILKPAQFTAYASLALGSALAAFMYPHTMTAVLSSSSVSTVRKNAIFLPAYTLLLGLIALLGYMAIAAGVHVKSASDMVPALFNTLFPSWFVGFAAAAIAISALVPAAIMSIGAANLFTRNLWRPLVSPDITPAAEASTAKIVSLVVKFGALLFIVFLPTQYAIDLQLLGGVWILQIFPAIVFSLYTRRLNTPGLFMGWLVGIVIGTGMAVSQGLKPVFAMHFGDAVYPVYIGLIALVGNVVVSFVVSVLSPRRVVVVV; encoded by the coding sequence ATGAGCGATCTGAATCCTGTGAATCCGGTTGCGATGACCGTCTTTATCGCGTTCTTTGTTCTCGTCACCGTGATCGGTTTTTTTGCCGCGCGCTGGAAGCGGGGCGACCTCACGCAGTTGCATGAATGGGGACTTGGCGGCCGCCAGTTCGGCACGGTGATTTCGTGGTTCCTCGTGGGCGGCGACTTCTATACCGCCTATACCGTGATCGCGGTGCCCGCGCTGGTGTACTCGGTGGGTGCGTATGGTTTCTTCGCATTGCCGTACACGATCATCGTCTACCCGTTCGTGTTCGCGGTGATGCCGAGGCTGTGGAAAGTCGCGAAGGAGAAGGACCACATCACGGCAGCCGACTACGTGCAGGGCGAATATGGCGGCAAGTGGTTTCCGGCTGCGGTTGCGCTGACCGGCATTGTCGCGACGATGCCGTATATCGCGCTGCAACTGGTGGGCATGCAGGTCGTGATCAAGGGCTTGGGCGTGAGTGGCGAAATGCCGTTGATCGTCGCCTTCGTGATTCTTGCGTTGTACACGTACGCCAGCGGCTTGCGGGCGCCGGCGATGATCGCGTTCGTGAAGGACATCATGATCTACATCGTCGTGATCGCGGCGGTGTGGCTGATTCCGTCGAAGCTCGGCGGTTACGCGCATGTGTTCGATGCGGCCGATACGTATTTCAAGGCCAAGGGTGGCGCGACGGGCATCATCCTGAAGCCGGCGCAATTTACCGCGTATGCATCGCTTGCCTTGGGTTCGGCGCTGGCCGCGTTTATGTATCCGCACACGATGACGGCGGTGTTGTCGTCCTCGTCCGTGAGCACGGTGCGTAAGAATGCGATTTTCTTGCCGGCTTATACGTTGTTGCTGGGGCTGATTGCGTTGCTTGGGTATATGGCGATTGCGGCCGGCGTGCATGTGAAGTCGGCGTCCGACATGGTGCCCGCGCTGTTCAACACGCTGTTTCCTTCGTGGTTCGTCGGCTTTGCAGCCGCGGCGATCGCGATTAGCGCGTTGGTGCCCGCCGCGATCATGTCGATTGGGGCGGCCAATCTGTTTACGCGGAATTTGTGGCGTCCTCTCGTCTCGCCGGATATCACGCCTGCGGCGGAAGCTTCTACTGCGAAGATTGTTTCTCTGGTCGTCAAGTTTGGCGCGCTGTTGTTTATTGTGTTTTTGCCGACGCAGTATGCGATTGATTTGCAGTTGCTGGGTGGGGTTTGGATTTTGCAGATCTTTCCGGCTATTGTTTTTTCTCTTTATACGCGGCGGTTGAACACGCCGGGGTTGTTCATGGGGTGGCTTGTTGGGATTGTCATTGGGACTGGGATGGCCGTTTCGCAAGGGCTCAAGCCGGTGTTTGCCATGCATTTTGGCGACGCTGTCTATCCGGTTTATATCGGGTTGATTGCTCTTGTGGGTAATGTTGTTGTTAGTTTTGTTGTTTCGGTTTTGTCTCCTCGGAGAGTTGTTGTGGTTGTTTGA
- a CDS encoding IS4 family transposase, with protein MPSTENQDDQDDWADIEFGAANLGDARLTNRLVALARRLASTPDCSFPRSMDAAELKAAYRFFDNDQVDTDGVLAPHVDQTLKRMTQVPVVLAVQDTTEFNLTHLGATEGLGYGTGNQSRGFMLHSLLAVTPEGLPLGVLGMKTWVRDDADLGRRRQRSKRDFNDKESVKWVEGLNHLAALKTRCPDTRMVGVGDRESDVYEVFVAERPAGVDWLIRAAWDRRTAHPERYLWDTVTASAPSGEIELELPAHRNMARRTARLTLRCTQVSLIAPPRPSTKGTGRARLTPVDVFAIHALETDPPAGVEPLEWMLLSSVPTLTLSDALERLEWYARRWTIESWHRVLKSGCRIEARQFGNLERFVRATALFAVISWRIMYATLLGRADPDLSCEVLLQPDEWRALYCRANRTSKPPVATPSLGEVVLWIAKLGGYLNRKHDHPPGPTVMWRGFLVLHEITEMYRIFSQDG; from the coding sequence TTGCCTTCGACCGAGAATCAGGATGACCAGGACGACTGGGCCGACATCGAATTCGGTGCGGCAAATCTGGGCGATGCCCGTTTGACGAATCGGCTCGTTGCACTGGCACGCCGGCTTGCCAGCACACCGGACTGCTCGTTTCCACGCTCCATGGATGCCGCCGAACTCAAGGCGGCCTATCGCTTCTTCGATAACGACCAGGTCGATACGGACGGTGTGCTTGCACCTCACGTAGACCAGACGCTCAAGCGCATGACCCAGGTGCCAGTCGTGCTCGCGGTGCAGGACACAACCGAATTCAACCTGACGCATCTGGGCGCGACCGAAGGCCTGGGCTACGGCACGGGCAACCAGTCGCGCGGCTTCATGCTGCACAGCCTGCTGGCCGTGACACCGGAAGGCCTGCCGCTCGGCGTGCTGGGCATGAAGACGTGGGTGCGCGATGACGCAGATCTGGGCCGCAGGCGTCAACGCTCAAAGCGCGACTTCAATGACAAGGAAAGCGTTAAATGGGTTGAGGGTCTGAACCATCTGGCAGCCCTTAAGACCCGATGTCCCGATACGCGCATGGTGGGCGTGGGCGACCGCGAAAGCGACGTCTATGAAGTGTTCGTGGCCGAGCGGCCTGCTGGCGTAGACTGGCTCATTCGTGCGGCATGGGACCGTCGGACGGCGCACCCCGAGCGTTATCTCTGGGACACGGTGACGGCGAGCGCCCCATCAGGCGAGATCGAACTGGAGTTGCCGGCACACCGCAACATGGCCCGGCGCACTGCGCGTCTGACGCTGCGTTGCACGCAGGTCAGCCTGATTGCACCACCCAGACCGTCGACCAAAGGCACCGGGCGCGCCCGGCTCACCCCGGTGGATGTGTTTGCAATCCACGCACTTGAAACCGATCCGCCAGCGGGCGTCGAGCCGCTCGAGTGGATGCTGCTCAGCTCTGTGCCCACGCTCACGCTGAGCGATGCACTTGAACGACTCGAATGGTATGCACGTCGCTGGACGATCGAATCGTGGCATCGTGTGCTCAAAAGCGGCTGTCGGATCGAGGCGCGCCAGTTCGGCAATCTTGAACGGTTCGTCCGCGCGACCGCGCTATTTGCAGTGATCAGCTGGCGAATCATGTACGCCACGCTGCTGGGTCGGGCCGACCCGGATCTGTCGTGTGAAGTGCTACTTCAGCCCGACGAATGGCGCGCGCTTTACTGCCGCGCCAACCGCACCTCAAAACCACCGGTGGCAACGCCTTCGCTAGGCGAAGTCGTACTGTGGATCGCCAAACTCGGCGGTTATCTGAACCGTAAGCATGATCACCCGCCCGGGCCCACCGTCATGTGGCGAGGGTTCCTGGTCCTTCACGAAATCACCGAGATGTACCGGATCTTTAGCCAGGACGGGTGA
- a CDS encoding DUF2252 domain-containing protein, with protein sequence MKASTIAEREALGRAAREHSKRSSHRTVGELKRNPIELLKQSNEGRVENLVPLRYGRMAVSPFTFFRGTAILQANDLSQISDTGLTMPICGDGHLMNFGGFATPERQLVFDLNDFDEVAVGPFEWDLKRLTASLVVAARHMGLSRGAAENLVMTAVTEYRDRIAQYAQCGALELWYDRITFDRMAETALTPERRRTVRRGMEKAANRTHESSLEKMAEHNGDHWTIRDAPPVLFHVLGANALFTTEETEAYKGANWRKMLERMWGDYLKTMSHDRRELLSHFTVQDIVFKVAGVGSVGTRCMVVLSVDHMDKPLFLQIKEARPSVIAQHYKSPAIKHEGERVVQGQRMLQAASDIFLGWASGPMGRDFYFRQLRDMKLSANIELFDADLLEGYARLCGWIMARAHAKASGKAIEVSSYIGRGDQFAEALAGYAASYADQVESDYEVFMKACRSGVLQARTEEDMAADFRV encoded by the coding sequence ATGAAAGCCAGCACCATCGCCGAACGGGAAGCTCTTGGCCGTGCCGCCCGCGAGCACTCGAAGCGTTCGAGCCACCGCACGGTAGGTGAGCTGAAGCGCAACCCGATCGAACTGCTCAAGCAAAGCAACGAGGGCCGTGTCGAAAACCTCGTGCCGTTGCGCTATGGGCGCATGGCCGTCTCGCCGTTCACCTTCTTTCGCGGCACCGCGATTCTGCAAGCCAACGATTTGAGCCAGATTTCCGACACGGGCCTCACCATGCCGATCTGCGGCGACGGCCATCTGATGAATTTCGGCGGTTTCGCCACGCCTGAGCGACAGCTCGTATTCGATTTGAATGACTTCGACGAAGTGGCGGTCGGTCCTTTCGAGTGGGACCTGAAACGCCTGACCGCGAGCCTCGTGGTCGCCGCGCGGCACATGGGTTTGAGTCGCGGCGCGGCTGAGAATCTGGTGATGACGGCCGTCACCGAATATCGCGATCGCATAGCGCAATATGCGCAATGCGGTGCGCTCGAACTCTGGTACGACCGCATCACCTTCGACCGGATGGCGGAAACCGCGCTGACCCCGGAGCGCCGCCGCACCGTGCGGCGCGGCATGGAAAAGGCAGCGAACCGCACTCACGAAAGCTCGCTGGAGAAAATGGCCGAGCACAACGGCGACCACTGGACGATCCGCGATGCACCGCCGGTGCTGTTCCACGTGCTGGGCGCGAACGCGCTATTCACGACGGAAGAGACCGAAGCGTACAAGGGCGCCAACTGGCGCAAGATGCTCGAACGCATGTGGGGCGACTATCTGAAGACGATGTCGCACGACCGGCGTGAGTTGCTGAGTCATTTCACCGTGCAGGATATCGTGTTCAAGGTGGCGGGCGTCGGCAGCGTGGGCACGCGCTGTATGGTGGTGCTGAGCGTCGATCACATGGACAAGCCGCTGTTCCTGCAAATCAAGGAAGCGCGGCCATCGGTGATCGCGCAGCACTACAAGTCGCCGGCCATCAAGCACGAAGGCGAACGCGTCGTGCAAGGGCAACGTATGTTGCAGGCCGCGAGCGACATCTTCCTCGGCTGGGCGAGCGGGCCGATGGGGCGGGATTTTTATTTCCGGCAACTGCGCGACATGAAACTGTCGGCGAACATCGAGTTATTCGACGCTGACCTGCTGGAAGGCTATGCACGGCTGTGCGGCTGGATCATGGCGCGCGCGCATGCGAAGGCGAGCGGCAAGGCCATCGAAGTCAGCTCGTACATTGGCCGCGGCGATCAGTTCGCGGAAGCGCTCGCCGGCTATGCCGCCTCCTATGCAGACCAGGTGGAGAGCGATTACGAAGTGTTCATGAAAGCCTGTCGCAGCGGTGTATTGCAGGCTCGCACCGAGGAAGATATGGCGGCGGATTTTCGCGTGTAG
- a CDS encoding polysaccharide deacetylase family protein: MTELSSPPRNAAGAQAAPRRRWPRTGYPAILTATAAWHVAVLAGWLLAPSAWPWWLAAIFANHAIFTVAGLLPRTSLLGPNWTRLPAGAHNADAIALTIDDGPDPEVTPQVLDLLDAYGVRATFFCIGAKAQRYPALAREIVARGHALENHSQVHVHTFSVTFPGALTREIDAAQRTFEELGGERPLFFRAPAGLRNLFLEPVLQKLDLRLAAWTRRGFDTRERDPQVVAARLLDGLAARDILLLHDGNAALTVEGKPVILAVLPRVIDAVRRQKLRFVTLREARIDA, encoded by the coding sequence ATGACCGAACTCTCCTCGCCGCCACGCAACGCGGCTGGCGCCCAAGCCGCGCCGCGCCGCCGCTGGCCGCGCACCGGCTATCCCGCAATACTGACCGCCACCGCCGCGTGGCACGTCGCCGTACTGGCCGGCTGGCTGCTCGCGCCGTCCGCGTGGCCGTGGTGGCTCGCCGCGATCTTTGCGAATCACGCCATTTTCACGGTGGCGGGCCTGTTGCCGCGCACCTCGCTGCTGGGCCCGAACTGGACGCGGCTGCCCGCCGGCGCGCACAATGCCGACGCCATCGCGCTGACCATCGACGACGGCCCCGACCCAGAGGTCACGCCGCAGGTACTCGATCTGCTCGACGCCTACGGCGTGCGCGCCACGTTCTTCTGCATCGGCGCGAAGGCGCAGCGCTATCCGGCGCTGGCACGCGAGATCGTCGCACGCGGCCATGCGCTTGAAAACCATTCGCAGGTTCACGTGCACACCTTTTCGGTGACGTTTCCGGGCGCGCTCACGCGTGAGATCGACGCCGCGCAGCGCACCTTCGAAGAACTGGGCGGCGAGCGGCCCTTGTTCTTCCGCGCGCCGGCGGGTCTGCGCAACCTCTTTCTCGAACCCGTGTTGCAGAAGCTCGATTTGCGGCTCGCGGCATGGACGCGGCGCGGCTTCGATACCCGCGAGCGCGATCCGCAAGTCGTCGCCGCGCGGTTGCTCGACGGCCTCGCCGCGCGCGATATCCTGCTGCTGCACGACGGCAATGCCGCCCTCACCGTCGAGGGCAAACCGGTGATACTCGCGGTTCTGCCGCGTGTGATCGACGCGGTGCGCCGCCAGAAATTGCGCTTCGTCACGCTGCGAGAAGCGCGTATCGACGCCTGA
- a CDS encoding SDR family oxidoreductase → MTVTGIKKVALVTGAGSGIGRACALKLLEHGYSVVLAGRRQAALDDVVQEAQQLGGDALAVACDVTDAASVAALFDTIRERRGRLDVLFNNAGRNGSPVDIDELDIDEWRSVVDTNLTGVFLCTRAAFGLMKTQTPRGGRIINNGSISAHAPRPNSIAYTATKHAITGLTKAVSLDGRKYDIVCGQIDIGNAATEMAERMARGVPQANGEIAVEPLMDVQYVADAVLHMADLPLSANVQFMTIMASKMPFVGRG, encoded by the coding sequence GTGACAGTAACGGGAATCAAGAAGGTCGCGCTGGTGACGGGTGCGGGCAGCGGCATCGGCCGCGCCTGTGCGCTGAAGCTGCTGGAACACGGCTATAGCGTCGTGCTCGCCGGCCGTCGCCAGGCGGCGCTCGACGACGTCGTCCAGGAAGCGCAGCAGTTGGGCGGCGACGCGCTTGCCGTGGCTTGCGACGTGACGGATGCCGCCAGCGTCGCCGCGCTGTTCGACACGATTCGCGAGCGGCGCGGCCGGCTCGACGTGCTGTTCAACAACGCCGGCCGTAACGGGTCGCCTGTCGATATCGACGAACTCGATATCGACGAATGGCGCTCGGTGGTCGACACTAATCTCACCGGCGTGTTTCTCTGCACGCGCGCCGCGTTCGGTCTGATGAAAACGCAGACGCCGCGCGGCGGGCGCATCATCAACAACGGCTCGATCTCGGCACACGCGCCGCGGCCGAACAGCATCGCCTACACGGCGACCAAGCACGCGATCACCGGTCTCACGAAAGCCGTTTCGCTCGACGGCCGCAAGTACGACATCGTCTGCGGCCAGATCGACATCGGCAATGCCGCAACGGAGATGGCCGAGCGCATGGCGCGGGGCGTGCCTCAGGCGAACGGCGAAATCGCCGTCGAGCCGCTGATGGACGTGCAGTACGTGGCCGACGCGGTGCTGCATATGGCGGACCTGCCGCTGTCGGCGAACGTGCAATTCATGACCATCATGGCGAGCAAAATGCCGTTCGTGGGCCGAGGCTGA
- a CDS encoding oxidoreductase-like domain-containing protein, whose translation MPRATPKDDPKPVPPVQPDLDDCCHSGCFPCVFDLYDDALDRYQAALEQWQARQAQQARQSKPRTRR comes from the coding sequence GTGCCCCGAGCCACGCCCAAGGACGACCCGAAGCCGGTGCCGCCCGTGCAGCCCGATCTCGACGATTGTTGTCATAGCGGCTGCTTTCCATGTGTCTTCGATCTTTACGACGACGCACTCGATCGCTATCAGGCCGCGCTCGAGCAATGGCAGGCGCGACAGGCGCAACAGGCGCGGCAGAGCAAGCCGCGCACACGCCGCTGA
- a CDS encoding NAD-dependent protein deacetylase: MTDLQPAHIETFSESHVDPHTLDDLHSFVQRYPRLFVLTGAGISTDSGIPGYRDDNGEWKRSPPITLQEFLGTVAMRQRYWARSMVGWPVVADAQPNAAHTALARLEAAGHVPTLVTQNVDGLHQRAGSREVIELHGGINGVTCLDCGTQHARASIQQTLETENPALLNVTAETAADGDAHLEWHDLEAFRIPACSHCGGLLKPSVVFFGESVPRERVDAASHALDAADAVLVVGSSLMVYSGYRFCVWAQKQGKPVVAINLGRTRADPLLSLKIAAPCADTLIALAGRLALD; encoded by the coding sequence ATGACCGACCTTCAGCCCGCTCACATCGAAACCTTCAGCGAATCGCACGTCGACCCGCATACCCTGGATGACCTGCACAGCTTCGTGCAGCGTTATCCGCGTTTGTTCGTGTTGACCGGCGCGGGCATCAGCACCGACTCCGGCATTCCCGGCTATCGCGACGACAACGGCGAATGGAAACGCTCGCCGCCGATCACGTTGCAGGAATTCCTCGGCACCGTGGCGATGCGTCAGCGCTACTGGGCCCGCAGCATGGTCGGCTGGCCGGTGGTCGCCGACGCGCAGCCGAACGCCGCGCATACCGCGCTCGCCCGGCTCGAAGCGGCCGGTCATGTGCCGACGCTGGTCACACAGAACGTCGACGGTTTGCATCAGCGCGCGGGCAGCCGCGAGGTGATCGAATTGCACGGCGGGATCAACGGAGTGACGTGTCTCGACTGCGGGACGCAGCACGCGCGCGCATCGATCCAGCAGACGCTCGAAACCGAGAATCCCGCCTTGCTGAACGTCACCGCCGAAACCGCCGCCGATGGCGACGCGCATCTGGAATGGCACGATCTCGAGGCGTTCCGCATTCCGGCGTGCTCGCACTGCGGCGGCTTGTTGAAGCCGTCGGTGGTGTTCTTCGGCGAAAGCGTGCCGCGCGAGCGCGTCGACGCGGCATCGCATGCGCTCGATGCGGCGGATGCGGTGCTGGTGGTCGGTTCGTCTTTGATGGTCTATTCAGGCTATCGCTTCTGCGTGTGGGCGCAGAAGCAGGGCAAGCCGGTCGTCGCGATCAATCTTGGGCGCACGCGGGCCGATCCGCTGCTGTCGCTGAAAATTGCCGCGCCTTGTGCGGATACGCTGATCGCGTTGGCGGGCCGTTTGGCGCTGGATTGA
- a CDS encoding pyridoxamine 5'-phosphate oxidase family protein, with protein MLTTIEQLEAIYGQPHERAVRKEIPYVNEDYRAFIEVAPFVVLATAGPDGLDCSPRGDAPGFVRLIDERTLALPDRIGNNRIDSLRNIIAEPHLALLFIVPGVGESLRVNGRGRISNDPELLESFAVDGKLPRTVLLIDVDAVYFHCSKALVRSKLWDPAQHVERSRLPSAGEIHRRINGASFDAATYDRELVERLRTGLY; from the coding sequence ATGTTGACGACGATCGAACAGCTCGAAGCAATCTACGGTCAGCCACACGAGCGCGCGGTGCGCAAAGAGATTCCCTACGTTAACGAAGACTATCGCGCGTTCATCGAAGTCGCACCGTTCGTGGTGCTCGCCACCGCCGGTCCCGATGGCCTCGACTGCTCGCCGCGCGGCGACGCGCCGGGTTTCGTGCGTCTCATCGACGAACGTACGCTCGCGTTGCCGGACCGCATCGGCAACAATCGCATCGACAGTCTGCGCAATATCATCGCCGAGCCGCATCTGGCGCTGTTGTTCATCGTGCCGGGCGTCGGCGAGAGTTTGCGCGTGAACGGCCGCGGCCGCATTTCGAACGATCCGGAATTGCTTGAAAGCTTCGCCGTTGACGGTAAACTGCCGCGCACCGTGCTGTTGATCGACGTCGACGCGGTGTACTTTCATTGCTCGAAGGCGTTGGTGCGCTCGAAACTCTGGGATCCGGCACAACATGTGGAACGCTCACGCTTGCCGAGCGCGGGCGAGATTCATCGGCGCATCAACGGCGCGAGTTTCGACGCCGCTACCTATGACCGTGAACTTGTCGAAAGACTGCGCACGGGTCTGTACTAA
- a CDS encoding DUF938 domain-containing protein has product MTDFHPALRQHSPSAERNREPILAVLREVLPAAGRVLEIASGTGQHAICFAGALPGLDWQPSDLDTDARASIAAWTAHAGLKNVRAPLALDVHQPDWGTDALGTLHAVVCINMIHISPWTAAQALFAGASRRLADGGVLYLYGPYKRGGAHTSPSNDAFDQQLRSRDPAWGVRDMEAVVALGASVGLLCDEPIAMPANNFSLVFRKREGAARV; this is encoded by the coding sequence ATGACTGACTTCCATCCCGCGCTGCGGCAACACTCGCCGTCCGCCGAACGCAATCGCGAACCGATCCTCGCGGTATTGCGCGAGGTGTTGCCGGCCGCCGGCCGCGTGCTGGAAATCGCCAGCGGCACCGGCCAGCACGCAATCTGCTTCGCCGGCGCGTTGCCTGGTCTCGACTGGCAACCGAGCGATCTCGACACCGACGCGCGCGCATCGATTGCCGCGTGGACCGCGCATGCAGGGCTCAAAAACGTGCGCGCGCCGCTCGCGCTCGACGTGCATCAGCCCGATTGGGGCACCGACGCGCTCGGTACGCTCCACGCGGTAGTCTGTATCAACATGATTCACATCTCGCCATGGACCGCGGCGCAAGCGCTGTTTGCCGGCGCGAGCCGCCGGCTCGCCGATGGCGGCGTACTGTATCTGTACGGTCCTTATAAGCGCGGCGGCGCGCATACATCGCCGAGCAACGATGCGTTCGATCAGCAATTGCGCAGCCGCGATCCCGCATGGGGCGTGCGCGATATGGAAGCCGTGGTGGCGTTAGGCGCCTCGGTCGGTTTGCTGTGCGACGAGCCGATCGCAATGCCGGCCAACAATTTCAGCCTGGTATTCAGGAAGCGCGAGGGCGCGGCGCGAGTCTGA
- the gndA gene encoding NADP-dependent phosphogluconate dehydrogenase, producing MGKQAIGVVGLAVMGRNLALNIESRGHAVSVFNRSREKTDELIAEYPDKKLVPAFTLEEFVESLEKPRRILLMVKAGEPTDATIAQLKPLLDKGDILIDGGNTHFTDTIRRNQELAKAGLHFIGTGVSGGEEGALKGPSIMPGGQRDAYDLVAPILTEIAAKAPDGEPCVAYMGPDGAGHFVKMVHNGIEYGDMQLIAESYAVLKQVAGLSNEELGKVYTEWNQGELDSYLIEITSKIFGKKDEETGKDLVDMILDRAAQKGTGKWTSQNALDLGAPLPLITEAVFARVLSSLKTQRVAASKVLEGPRAKPLGTEREAFIESVRRALYFSKVISYAQGFAQLRAASEEYKWDLDFGTIAKIFRAGCIIRARFLQKITDAYTKDKAIANLLLDPYFRDIAANYQSALRDVVVAAINAGVPVPAFASAIAYFDAYRSERLPANLVQAQRDFFGAHTFERVDKPGSFHANWS from the coding sequence ATGGGCAAACAGGCAATCGGCGTGGTGGGGCTAGCGGTCATGGGCCGCAATCTGGCGCTCAACATCGAGAGCCGCGGCCACGCGGTGTCGGTGTTCAACCGTAGCCGCGAGAAAACCGACGAACTCATCGCCGAATATCCGGACAAGAAGCTGGTGCCGGCATTCACGCTGGAAGAGTTCGTGGAGTCGCTGGAAAAACCGCGCCGCATTCTGCTGATGGTCAAGGCAGGCGAGCCGACCGACGCCACCATCGCGCAGCTCAAGCCTTTGCTGGACAAGGGCGACATCCTGATCGACGGCGGCAATACGCACTTCACCGACACCATCCGCCGCAATCAGGAACTGGCGAAAGCCGGTCTGCACTTCATCGGCACGGGCGTGTCGGGCGGCGAAGAGGGCGCGCTCAAAGGCCCGTCGATCATGCCGGGCGGCCAGCGCGACGCCTATGATCTGGTCGCACCGATCCTCACCGAAATCGCCGCGAAGGCGCCGGATGGCGAGCCGTGCGTTGCCTACATGGGACCGGACGGCGCGGGCCACTTCGTGAAAATGGTGCACAACGGCATCGAATACGGCGACATGCAGCTGATCGCCGAGAGCTATGCGGTGCTCAAGCAGGTGGCGGGTCTGTCGAACGAAGAGCTGGGCAAGGTCTACACGGAATGGAATCAGGGCGAGCTCGACAGCTACCTGATCGAAATCACGTCGAAGATTTTCGGCAAGAAAGACGAGGAAACCGGCAAGGATCTGGTCGACATGATTCTCGATCGCGCCGCACAAAAGGGCACCGGCAAGTGGACCAGCCAGAACGCGCTCGATCTCGGCGCGCCGCTGCCGCTGATTACCGAAGCCGTGTTCGCGCGCGTGCTGTCGTCGTTGAAGACGCAGCGCGTGGCCGCGAGCAAGGTACTCGAAGGGCCGAGGGCGAAGCCGCTCGGCACCGAGCGTGAAGCGTTTATCGAGTCGGTGCGCCGTGCGCTGTACTTCAGCAAGGTGATTTCGTACGCGCAGGGCTTCGCGCAACTGCGGGCGGCATCGGAGGAATATAAGTGGGATCTCGACTTCGGCACGATCGCGAAGATTTTCCGCGCCGGCTGTATCATCCGCGCCCGCTTCCTGCAAAAGATCACGGACGCTTATACGAAAGACAAAGCGATCGCCAATCTGCTGCTCGACCCGTACTTCCGCGACATCGCCGCGAATTACCAGTCGGCGTTGCGCGACGTGGTGGTCGCGGCGATCAATGCGGGCGTGCCGGTGCCGGCGTTTGCTTCGGCCATTGCGTATTTCGACGCTTATCGTTCGGAGCGCCTGCCGGCGAACCTCGTGCAAGCACAGCGCGATTTCTTCGGCGCGCATACGTTCGAGCGCGTCGACAAGCCGGGCAGCTTCCACGCGAACTGGAGCTAA
- a CDS encoding DUF4148 domain-containing protein has protein sequence MKTLISAVVVAAALAAPVASFAQSNQPVTRAQVRAELVQLEKAGYNPVGDHLDYPANLQAAQARVDAQNGTAQAANSGYGAPIAGSSQAGRPISGNDRQSVYFGN, from the coding sequence ATGAAGACGCTTATTTCCGCAGTTGTCGTTGCCGCCGCTCTGGCTGCTCCTGTTGCTTCGTTTGCCCAATCGAACCAGCCCGTGACGCGCGCTCAAGTTCGCGCTGAACTGGTGCAACTCGAAAAGGCCGGCTACAACCCGGTTGGCGATCACCTCGACTATCCGGCCAACCTTCAGGCCGCACAAGCACGTGTCGACGCACAGAACGGTACCGCTCAAGCCGCGAACAGCGGTTACGGCGCACCGATCGCCGGAAGCTCGCAAGCTGGCCGCCCGATCAGCGGCAACGACCGTCAATCGGTTTACTTCGGCAACTAA
- a CDS encoding cupin — translation MKIIRSKSFTATRPWGALDIANMGAITTRLHWTDQPYEWHIKYGEEVFAVLDGRVEMRYREAGLEQSTILETGDVFYASVGTEHVAHPIGAARILVVEAQGSV, via the coding sequence ATGAAGATCATTCGCAGCAAGAGCTTCACCGCGACGCGGCCTTGGGGCGCACTCGATATCGCCAATATGGGCGCCATCACGACGCGCCTGCATTGGACCGATCAGCCGTATGAATGGCACATCAAGTACGGCGAGGAAGTGTTTGCCGTGCTCGATGGCCGCGTCGAGATGCGCTACCGCGAAGCCGGACTCGAACAGTCGACCATTCTGGAAACGGGCGATGTGTTTTACGCGTCGGTCGGCACCGAACATGTTGCGCACCCGATCGGTGCGGCGCGCATTCTGGTGGTCGAGGCGCAAGGCAGCGTCTGA